The Plectropomus leopardus isolate mb chromosome 22, YSFRI_Pleo_2.0, whole genome shotgun sequence genome includes a window with the following:
- the klhl42 gene encoding kelch-like protein 42 has protein sequence MSSDKIIAIMMDDKIYEVNKKKLIEKSDYFRALYSSGMRESTEDSVQLQGLSVPGLELVLEFINTSKVQVVNETLEDLIETASFLQVTSILKLLTSEIRLDNCVELYSLSEVYGTHDLRNACLKYMTCYYHPMLRRPEFSSLPSAVRDQVREMRMKGTATLVAIGDFTCLSLDVPDQDEPWSMLRYGEVEQRWKPLANNLPPDMINVRGYGSAVLDNYLFIVGGYRMTSQEISAVHCYNPCRNEWNQVAPLNQKRSNFKLLAVQGKLYAVGGQSLGAVECYSPEQDWWTCVSSMPDPLAEFSACECQGMIYVMGGYTARDRNTSVLRYCPTSDAWTVYRSCPAHIRKQQMLSVEDTIYLVGGYTHELEAGPRQRRPSQTEDVLTVQSYNVSTGEWIQLKENTSKSGLNLTCTLHNDGIYIMSRDVSLPTSLEHRVFLKYNIFSDAWEAFRRFPALGQNMLLCSLYLPNVL, from the exons ATGTCTTCTGATAAGATCATCGCCATCATGATGGATGACAAAATCTACGAGGTGAATAAAAAGAAGCTGATAGAGAAAAGTGACTACTTCAGGGCGCTGTACAGCTCCGGGATGAGGGAGTCCACGGAGGACTCCGTGCAGCTGCAGGGGCTCAGTGTCCCCGGCCTGGAGCTGGTCCTGGAGTTCATCAACACCTCCAAGGTCCAGGTCGTCAACGAGACTCTGGAGGACCTGATTGAGACCGCATCCTTCCTACAG GTCACCTCCATCCTCAAGCTCCTCACCTCGGAGATCCGTCTGGACAACTGCGTGGAGCTGTACAGCCTCTCTGAAGTCTACGGGACTCATGATCTGCGTAACGCTTGCCTCAAGTACATGACCTGCTACTATCACCCCATGCTGAGGCGGCCGGAGTTCAGCAGCCTCCCCTCCGCTGTCAGAGACCAGGTCAGAGAGATGCGCATGAAAGGCACCGCCACCCTGGTAGCCATCGGAGACttcacctgtctgtccctgGATGTCCCGGATCAGGATGAACCCTGGTCCATGCTGCGGTACGGAGAGGTGGAGCAGCGCTGGAAACCGCTCGCAAACAACCTGCCTCCTGATATGATCAACGTGAGAGGATACGGCTCGGCCGTGCTCGATAACTATCTGTTCATAGTGGGTGGATACAGGATGACGAGTCAGGAGATCTCTGCGGTGCACTGCTACAACCCCTGCAGGAACGAGTGGAACCAGGTGGCTCCGCTCAACCAGAAGAG GTCCAACTTCAAGCTGCTGGCAGTTCAGGGGAAGCTGTACGCTGTAGGAGGCCAGAGTCTGGGTGCAGTGGAGTGTTACAGTCCAGAACAGGACTGGTGGACCTGCGTGTCCTCGATGCCCGACCCGCTGGCTGAGTTCTCTGCCTGTGAGTGCCAGGGGATGATCTACGTCATGGGTGGATACACTGCAAGAG ACCGGAACACAAGTGTCCTCCGTTACTGCCCGACCTCTGACGCCTGGACGGTGTACCGGTCCTGCCCGGCGCACATCCGCAAGCAGCAGATGCTCTCGGTGGAGGACACCATCTACCTGGTGGGCGGCTACACTCACGAGCTGGAGGCGGGCCCGCGGCAGCGCCGCCCCAGCCAGACGGAGGATGTGCTGACAGTGCAGTCCTACAACGTCTCCACGGGGGAGTGGATCCAGTTGAAGGAGAACACGTCCAAGTCGGGCCTGAACCTGACGTGCACGCTGCACAACGACGGCATCTACATCATGAGCCGGGACGTCAGCCTGCCCACCAGCCTGGAGCACCGCGTCTTTCTCAAATACAACATCTTCTCTGACGCCTGGGAGGCCTTCAGACGCTTCCCGGCTCTGGGCCAGAACATGCTGCTGTGTTCGCTTTACCTCCCCAACGTGCTGTGA